The following proteins are co-located in the Paenibacillus sp. JNUCC32 genome:
- a CDS encoding YitT family protein, giving the protein MLSFRKHVIIVIGSFLIAMGTNFFLVPHKVLDGGVIGIALIANYVFDLHIGFVIILCSIPMFIAAWMLNREIFYNSLSGMLISSFVIDLLSPLQTDFLRFFAPHVIISAPIGGALIGAGLGLMLRNDASTGGTDLLAHFLARYLPLNVGVIILLMDAVIIGFGGVLLSGSTFVYSILTIVAGGFTTGMITQKRWFGKRRI; this is encoded by the coding sequence ATGCTGTCATTTCGAAAACATGTCATTATCGTGATCGGAAGCTTTCTGATCGCGATGGGGACCAATTTTTTTCTTGTCCCGCATAAAGTTCTGGATGGCGGAGTTATCGGGATTGCTCTGATCGCCAACTACGTGTTTGACCTACATATCGGATTCGTAATCATTTTGTGCAGCATCCCCATGTTTATCGCCGCCTGGATGTTAAATCGCGAAATCTTTTACAATAGTCTGTCAGGCATGCTGATATCTTCGTTTGTCATCGATTTGCTCTCCCCGTTGCAAACGGATTTTTTGCGTTTTTTTGCTCCCCATGTGATTATCAGCGCGCCCATAGGCGGTGCGTTGATCGGAGCCGGGCTAGGATTGATGCTGAGGAATGATGCAAGCACGGGCGGAACGGATCTGTTGGCTCATTTTCTGGCAAGGTATTTGCCATTGAATGTAGGCGTCATTATTTTGCTGATGGATGCCGTCATCATCGGATTCGGAGGCGTTCTGCTCTCGGGAAGCACCTTTGTGTACTCCATTCTGACGATTGTTGCAGGCGGTTTTACAACGGGCATGATTACACAGAAACGATGGTTCGGAAAGAGAAGGATCTAA
- a CDS encoding MBL fold metallo-hydrolase, translated as MREQNGSSRGPEQLIDEINRTSTTDGMAAVWFLGQESVVLKGGEVVIYIDPYMSADLERKAGFQRAFPAPLQPEHITNANMVLITHEHDDHMDLGTIAVIAKQNPETAFVAPACCHEAMRGAGVAPERLFAAVCDEWQQFDGFRLMAIPAAHETLDEHEEFGHRFVGYLVDIQGVLIYHAGDTVVYPGLVERLQAHSIDIGMVPINGGDAFRRKDGIVGNMGFREAAELAAASAFDLTIPMHYDIFPWNGEKPGYFVDYCYENHPYMKTKVMARTERLLYVKSE; from the coding sequence ATGAGAGAACAGAACGGCAGCAGCCGGGGGCCGGAGCAGCTGATCGATGAAATCAACCGGACGTCTACAACTGATGGGATGGCGGCCGTATGGTTTTTGGGTCAGGAGAGTGTTGTCCTGAAGGGCGGGGAGGTCGTCATCTATATCGACCCTTATATGTCAGCCGACCTGGAACGCAAAGCGGGATTTCAGCGCGCGTTTCCGGCTCCGCTGCAGCCGGAGCATATTACGAATGCAAACATGGTCCTGATCACCCATGAGCACGATGATCATATGGATCTCGGAACGATTGCGGTCATCGCCAAACAGAATCCGGAAACAGCGTTTGTTGCGCCGGCATGCTGCCATGAAGCGATGCGCGGTGCCGGCGTGGCGCCGGAGCGGCTGTTTGCGGCCGTATGCGATGAATGGCAGCAGTTTGACGGCTTTCGTCTGATGGCGATTCCGGCTGCCCACGAGACCTTGGATGAGCATGAAGAGTTTGGACACCGATTTGTCGGTTACCTGGTGGACATCCAGGGCGTGTTGATCTACCATGCGGGAGATACCGTAGTCTATCCCGGATTGGTGGAAAGGCTGCAGGCGCACTCCATTGATATCGGGATGGTGCCGATCAATGGGGGAGATGCCTTCCGCCGGAAGGACGGCATCGTCGGGAACATGGGCTTCCGGGAAGCCGCAGAACTTGCTGCAGCGTCGGCATTCGATTTGACCATTCCGATGCATTACGATATTTTTCCATGGAATGGAGAGAAGCCGGGGTACTTCGTGGATTATTGCTATGAGAATCATCCGTATATGAAAACCAAAGTGATGGCGCGCACCGAGCGTTTGCTTTATGTAAAATCCGAATAA
- a CDS encoding PTS fructose transporter subunit IIABC, which translates to MRITDLMIQETMIMDLKAVTKEAAIDELIGSLAASGRINDPVLFKEMILKREAESSTGIGGGIAMPHAKTKAVNEPTVVFAKSSGGVDFEALDGEAAHVFFMIAAPEGAGNTHLRTLAALSRLLIDAEFIAQLMKAETPAEVTALFDSKQAVEEAAKAEREAAKKREAVQEEAENKHRESDIAAPADQRDVSAVASTPFVVAVTACPTGIAHTFMAEDALKKKAQELGVEIRVETNGSEGAQNVLTEEEIRRASGVIIAADKNVEMARFNGKPVLQRPVSDGIRKSEELIRKAMGGEAPIYRSEGGGEPTVKDAEKGSIGTKVYKDLMNGISHMLPFVVGGGILLAISFLIEQLAGEDHPLFQLLQTIGGGDGAFHFLIPVLAGFIALSIGDRPALMPGMVGGLMALNSNSGFLGGLAAGFLAGYVVILLRKAFAGLPRALDGLKPILLYPVVGLLVTGTIMFYLFDPFFSWINLGLIDILNNLGTGNAVILGLILGGMMSIDMGGPFNKAAYAFAIGVFTSSGNTNGAMMAAVMAGGMVPPLAIALATTFFKHKFTEQERKSGVTNYVMGLSFITEGAIPFAAADPLRVLTSCILGSAVAGGLTQLWSINVPAPHGGIFVAALANHALLFLLSVLIGSVISGVLLGVWKKPLERK; encoded by the coding sequence ATGAGAATTACGGATTTAATGATACAAGAAACGATGATCATGGATCTGAAGGCGGTCACGAAGGAGGCTGCCATCGATGAACTGATCGGGAGTCTGGCCGCCAGCGGGCGGATCAACGATCCGGTTTTGTTTAAAGAGATGATCCTGAAGCGTGAAGCCGAATCCAGTACGGGGATCGGCGGCGGCATTGCGATGCCCCACGCCAAGACGAAAGCGGTTAACGAGCCGACCGTCGTGTTTGCCAAGAGCAGCGGTGGCGTGGATTTCGAAGCGCTGGACGGTGAGGCGGCGCATGTTTTTTTCATGATCGCTGCTCCCGAAGGAGCGGGGAATACGCATCTGCGTACCCTTGCAGCGTTATCGAGGCTGTTGATCGATGCGGAATTCATCGCGCAGTTGATGAAGGCGGAGACGCCGGCGGAGGTAACGGCTTTATTCGACTCCAAGCAGGCGGTTGAAGAAGCCGCCAAAGCTGAGAGGGAAGCGGCCAAAAAAAGGGAAGCCGTACAAGAAGAAGCGGAGAACAAGCATCGGGAATCCGACATTGCTGCCCCAGCTGACCAACGGGATGTATCTGCCGTGGCCTCGACTCCGTTTGTGGTTGCCGTAACAGCTTGCCCGACCGGCATTGCCCATACGTTTATGGCCGAAGACGCCCTTAAGAAGAAAGCCCAGGAGTTGGGCGTCGAAATCCGGGTAGAGACGAACGGCTCGGAGGGCGCGCAGAACGTATTGACGGAAGAGGAAATCCGCAGGGCCTCAGGCGTCATCATTGCCGCCGACAAAAACGTGGAGATGGCCCGCTTTAACGGAAAACCCGTTCTCCAGCGTCCTGTCAGCGACGGCATCCGCAAATCGGAGGAGCTGATCCGCAAGGCGATGGGCGGCGAGGCGCCGATCTACCGCAGCGAAGGCGGCGGTGAGCCGACGGTGAAGGACGCGGAGAAGGGCAGCATAGGCACGAAAGTATACAAGGACCTGATGAATGGTATTTCGCACATGCTGCCGTTTGTCGTGGGCGGCGGCATTCTTCTCGCCATCTCTTTCCTGATCGAGCAGCTTGCCGGCGAGGATCATCCGCTCTTCCAGCTGCTGCAAACGATCGGCGGAGGAGACGGTGCCTTCCACTTCCTGATTCCGGTTCTGGCGGGCTTCATAGCGCTCAGCATAGGCGATCGTCCGGCATTGATGCCCGGCATGGTCGGAGGCCTGATGGCCCTCAATTCCAATTCGGGGTTCCTTGGCGGTCTTGCGGCAGGTTTCTTGGCCGGTTATGTGGTTATCCTGCTGCGCAAAGCGTTTGCGGGGCTGCCCCGAGCGCTTGACGGCTTAAAGCCGATTCTGTTGTACCCGGTCGTCGGCCTGCTTGTTACCGGAACGATCATGTTCTACTTGTTCGATCCGTTCTTCAGCTGGATCAATCTCGGCCTGATTGATATTCTTAACAATTTGGGTACCGGCAACGCGGTGATTCTCGGTCTGATTCTGGGCGGGATGATGTCGATTGATATGGGCGGTCCCTTCAATAAAGCGGCGTATGCATTTGCGATCGGCGTATTCACATCCAGCGGCAACACGAACGGAGCCATGATGGCTGCGGTCATGGCCGGCGGGATGGTGCCTCCGCTGGCCATTGCTCTGGCCACGACGTTCTTCAAGCATAAGTTCACGGAGCAGGAACGCAAATCGGGCGTGACCAACTATGTGATGGGCCTTTCCTTCATAACGGAGGGGGCGATCCCGTTCGCCGCAGCCGATCCGCTGCGCGTGTTGACATCCTGTATTCTCGGTTCCGCGGTGGCAGGCGGGCTGACGCAGCTGTGGAGCATCAACGTTCCTGCCCCGCACGGGGGAATCTTTGTCGCGGCTCTCGCCAATCATGCGCTCCTGTTCCTGCTCTCGGTTCTCATTGGTTCGGTAATCTCGGGTGTGCTGCTTGGAGTTTGGAAGAAGCCGCTTGAACGAAAATAG
- a CDS encoding bifunctional 2-keto-4-hydroxyglutarate aldolase/2-keto-3-deoxy-6-phosphogluconate aldolase, with protein MKKLKLIEQIHQAGVVAVLRGDSPDEVVEIAKRAIEGGIKVIEVTMTVPFATEAITTLSKMYSSKDPQADNYAIIGAGTVLDAETARITILAGAEFVVSPGFDRDTIMLCNRYRIPVMPGAVTVHDIVASLELGVDVVKLFPGNLYSPSVIPSLKGPLPQANIMPTGGVNLDNLHEWIKAGAFAVGIGSDLTKDALKSGDFNLITEKARAYIHAFKEAQTSHK; from the coding sequence ATGAAAAAATTGAAACTGATCGAACAGATCCATCAGGCTGGCGTTGTCGCGGTCCTGCGCGGCGATTCTCCCGATGAGGTTGTAGAGATTGCCAAACGCGCGATTGAAGGCGGGATCAAGGTCATCGAGGTGACCATGACCGTACCGTTCGCTACGGAAGCCATTACGACGTTATCCAAAATGTACTCTTCCAAAGACCCGCAAGCGGACAACTATGCCATCATCGGAGCCGGTACGGTTCTGGATGCAGAAACGGCCAGAATCACGATCCTGGCCGGTGCCGAGTTCGTGGTCTCCCCAGGGTTCGACCGCGATACGATTATGCTCTGCAACCGATATCGCATTCCGGTCATGCCGGGTGCCGTTACCGTCCATGATATCGTGGCCTCGCTTGAGCTTGGCGTCGATGTCGTTAAGCTCTTCCCGGGTAATCTGTACTCTCCGTCCGTCATACCGTCTCTGAAGGGCCCGCTGCCGCAGGCCAATATCATGCCGACCGGAGGCGTGAATCTGGACAATCTGCATGAATGGATCAAGGCCGGGGCATTCGCGGTCGGAATCGGGTCCGATCTGACCAAAGACGCGCTTAAGAGCGGAGACTTCAATTTGATTACGGAGAAGGCCCGTGCTTATATCCACGCCTTTAAGGAAGCTCAAACCTCCCATAAATAA